In a single window of the Spirochaetota bacterium genome:
- a CDS encoding long-chain fatty acid--CoA ligase, with amino-acid sequence MGYTHYSQVFWDQVNKYGNRVAMRYKPKDSWVEFTWKQFGDMVNNTSKALIECGIGEQETVGIFSQNMPQWSIADIGSLCIRAIPVPIYATNTAKQAEYIINHAEIKVIFVGDAEQYSKIMQILPDNKFLQKVIVFKETVPIQKSDTIMYFSDFLKIGQQSSKDNEVKEMMSRGTLDDLLTLIYTSGTTGEPKGVMLTHSNALFQKVQHDLRLIDPNENDISLAFLPLSHVFERIWTYYVFAKGMTNNYLEDPAKIVEFIQEVKPTIMCAVPRFYEKIYATVYNRLESAPPAKQKLFKWAIKVGAQHNNKKKDQLFISPLLRFKYKIADTLVLKKIRDVVGGRIKFFPCAGAPLSQEIEEFFYACGIFICYGYGLTETTATVTCHEQYNFKFGAVGKPLPDVEVKIDPSNGEILVRGGNVMKGYYKKPEATAEVLTHDGWFRTGDAGFFEENGELRITERIKDLMKTSGGKYIAPQMIESTIGADHFIEQIAVIGDQRKYVTALVVPSFLALEEYAKAHNISYTSKEDLISKPEIIEFYRQRIEEAQKEFARFEKIKKFTLLPQEFTVESGEITPTLKLKRKVIAEKYKDIIDAMYKDDKGE; translated from the coding sequence ATGGGATACACACATTATTCGCAGGTATTCTGGGATCAGGTTAACAAATACGGCAACAGAGTAGCAATGCGGTATAAACCAAAGGATAGCTGGGTAGAATTTACCTGGAAGCAATTTGGTGATATGGTAAACAATACCAGCAAAGCATTAATTGAATGTGGTATTGGCGAACAGGAAACAGTAGGAATATTTTCACAAAATATGCCTCAATGGTCTATTGCTGACATTGGTTCATTATGTATACGGGCAATTCCTGTTCCTATTTACGCAACCAACACAGCAAAACAGGCAGAATACATCATCAACCATGCAGAAATAAAAGTTATATTTGTGGGGGATGCAGAACAATACTCCAAAATCATGCAGATACTCCCTGATAATAAATTCTTGCAGAAGGTTATCGTCTTTAAAGAGACAGTACCAATACAAAAATCTGATACAATAATGTATTTCAGCGATTTTTTGAAAATTGGGCAGCAGTCCTCCAAAGACAATGAAGTCAAAGAAATGATGAGCAGAGGAACATTGGATGACCTTTTAACATTAATTTATACATCTGGTACCACCGGTGAACCCAAAGGTGTAATGCTAACTCACTCAAATGCTCTTTTTCAAAAAGTGCAGCATGATTTACGACTGATTGACCCAAATGAAAATGATATATCACTTGCATTTTTGCCATTAAGCCATGTATTTGAACGTATATGGACATACTATGTGTTTGCAAAAGGTATGACCAATAATTACTTGGAAGACCCGGCAAAGATTGTTGAATTCATTCAGGAAGTCAAACCTACCATCATGTGTGCCGTCCCACGGTTCTATGAAAAGATTTATGCAACAGTCTATAACCGATTAGAAAGCGCTCCACCAGCCAAACAAAAACTTTTCAAATGGGCTATCAAAGTTGGTGCACAGCATAATAACAAAAAGAAAGACCAGCTTTTTATATCACCACTGCTGCGTTTTAAATATAAAATAGCTGACACACTTGTACTCAAAAAAATACGGGATGTTGTAGGTGGAAGAATAAAATTCTTCCCCTGTGCAGGAGCTCCCCTTTCACAGGAAATTGAAGAATTCTTCTATGCCTGTGGCATATTTATTTGCTATGGCTATGGATTAACCGAGACCACAGCAACCGTTACCTGCCATGAACAGTATAATTTTAAATTTGGTGCAGTTGGCAAACCTCTCCCTGATGTAGAGGTCAAGATTGATCCCAGTAACGGGGAAATTTTAGTACGTGGCGGCAATGTCATGAAAGGCTATTACAAAAAGCCAGAAGCAACGGCTGAAGTACTTACCCATGATGGCTGGTTCAGAACCGGTGATGCCGGATTCTTTGAAGAAAATGGTGAACTCAGAATTACTGAGCGAATTAAAGACCTCATGAAAACATCAGGCGGGAAATACATCGCTCCTCAGATGATAGAAAGCACCATTGGTGCCGACCATTTCATTGAACAGATAGCGGTCATTGGTGATCAGCGAAAGTATGTTACTGCATTGGTGGTACCTTCATTCCTGGCACTGGAAGAATATGCAAAAGCCCATAATATATCGTATACAAGTAAAGAAGACCTAATCTCAAAACCTGAGATCATTGAATTTTACCGGCAGCGAATAGAAGAAGCGCAGAAAGAATTTGCACGGTTTGAAAAGATCAAAAAATTTACCCTTCTTCCTCAGGAATTTACCGTTGAATCAGGCGAGATAACTCCAACCTTAAAACTTAAACGCAAAGTTATTGCTGAAAAGTATAAAGATATCATTGATGCAATGTATAAGGATGATAAGGGTGAATGA
- a CDS encoding PTS sugar transporter subunit IIA codes for MSSLLEFTDTKFIKFLKSQNKYKAIEELADVFKGTDVCSDIKAFINALKEREEIMTTGIGFGIAVPHAKLESVNKIAFAIGISKKGIDFNSIDGKPVHLVVLVAAGERQHKEYLKLLSKIMSVLKNDTIRNEMIQAKSTKNIIEILRNAK; via the coding sequence GTGAGTTCATTACTGGAGTTTACGGATACCAAGTTTATTAAGTTTTTAAAATCACAAAACAAATATAAGGCCATTGAAGAGCTTGCGGACGTATTCAAAGGCACCGATGTGTGCTCCGATATCAAAGCATTCATCAATGCATTGAAGGAGCGTGAAGAAATAATGACAACAGGCATTGGTTTTGGTATAGCGGTTCCGCATGCTAAACTGGAATCAGTTAATAAAATTGCATTTGCTATAGGTATTTCGAAAAAAGGGATTGACTTTAATTCTATTGATGGAAAGCCAGTACACCTGGTGGTACTGGTAGCTGCGGGTGAACGCCAGCATAAAGAGTATTTGAAGTTATTATCTAAAATAATGTCGGTTCTAAAAAACGATACAATACGCAATGAAATGATTCAGGCTAAAAGCACTAAAAATATTATTGAAATACTTCGTAATGCTAAGTAA
- a CDS encoding chloride channel protein: MNKTLYILQYYYDSIKKFFTTRYDLKEYILQIGISLVIGTAAGLGAMGFHTLIEWMRFAINPSHFSRYLEIPSFVMAIVPVIGALMIIGLTRLFPKQASERGVTSVIKSVLLQKIPIPLFTTLFHLIASAVTLGTGAPLGPEGPSAKIGGGLGSYISSLFRLNIRKMTTYTVAGAGAAISAIFNAPIAGVFFGIEVILLNDLKNESLSALVIASVSADMVSKAYLGNVALLQIPKFQVNTHEVLYFILLAIVCGIVALLFMELSHIIKKFYRKIRKDDTIAILLPLSLLFAVAVMFYTDIYGIGYELINKVLAKEFSVNILLILFVLKIIFIALYFQTGAYGGLFAPSLCIGILVGYLFASLLSIFGVTLDPVAYALIGMGGMLAGLNSIPITAILMVFELTNDYRIILPVMLATVISHLTVTYYNKGTIYELELLEEGIDVRKSRINVLESVTVQSIASKDFQIINTKAPLKFAMDKLIEVERLIVVDDNGGYAGILSLNEVRQALLSSDVVELLICQDIVLHVNPCSESDSAAEALRRMDEYGIDFLPVVKENKVTAIVLYRDIISMYNKIIVQIEEKQYGHFGL; this comes from the coding sequence ATGAACAAAACACTATATATTCTCCAGTACTATTATGATAGTATAAAAAAATTTTTCACTACCAGATATGACCTGAAAGAATACATATTACAGATTGGCATTTCGCTTGTCATTGGAACTGCTGCTGGCCTGGGTGCTATGGGGTTCCATACTCTCATTGAGTGGATGCGTTTTGCAATCAATCCTTCGCATTTTTCACGCTACCTTGAAATTCCATCATTTGTTATGGCGATAGTTCCTGTTATTGGGGCGTTGATGATTATAGGCTTAACGCGATTATTCCCAAAGCAGGCGTCTGAACGAGGAGTTACCAGTGTTATAAAATCTGTCCTGTTGCAAAAAATCCCCATTCCACTTTTTACAACGTTGTTTCATTTGATAGCTTCTGCTGTGACATTGGGTACTGGTGCACCGCTGGGTCCTGAAGGGCCTTCTGCTAAAATTGGTGGTGGACTTGGTTCATATATTTCATCACTTTTTCGTTTGAATATCCGTAAAATGACCACATATACCGTTGCAGGAGCTGGTGCTGCAATTTCTGCTATATTCAATGCCCCTATAGCTGGCGTCTTTTTTGGGATAGAGGTAATATTGCTCAATGATTTAAAAAATGAGTCATTGAGTGCTCTGGTAATAGCATCTGTATCTGCGGATATGGTTTCAAAAGCATATTTAGGAAATGTTGCATTGTTACAGATTCCCAAATTTCAGGTTAATACTCACGAGGTTCTGTATTTTATTCTACTAGCAATAGTGTGTGGCATTGTTGCGCTTTTATTTATGGAACTATCGCACATAATAAAAAAATTTTATAGAAAAATAAGAAAGGATGACACAATTGCCATATTGTTACCACTATCACTCCTATTTGCTGTTGCAGTTATGTTTTATACAGATATTTATGGCATTGGGTATGAATTAATCAATAAAGTCCTGGCAAAAGAATTTTCTGTAAATATTTTGCTTATATTGTTTGTATTAAAAATTATATTTATAGCACTATATTTTCAAACTGGAGCCTATGGCGGTTTATTTGCTCCATCATTATGTATAGGCATACTGGTTGGTTATTTATTTGCATCACTGCTTTCTATATTTGGGGTAACACTTGATCCTGTTGCGTATGCACTCATAGGTATGGGTGGTATGCTTGCTGGTTTAAACTCAATACCAATTACTGCCATATTGATGGTATTTGAATTGACCAATGATTATAGAATTATTCTTCCTGTTATGCTTGCTACGGTGATATCGCACCTGACTGTTACCTACTATAATAAAGGCACCATCTATGAATTAGAGTTGCTGGAAGAGGGCATTGATGTGCGCAAAAGCCGTATTAATGTTCTTGAATCAGTTACTGTCCAGTCAATAGCAAGCAAGGATTTTCAGATAATTAATACAAAAGCACCACTCAAATTTGCAATGGATAAACTGATTGAAGTGGAAAGGCTTATTGTAGTTGATGATAATGGTGGCTATGCAGGGATATTATCATTAAATGAAGTCAGGCAGGCACTACTTTCCAGTGATGTGGTTGAATTGCTGATCTGTCAGGATATTGTATTACATGTTAATCCCTGCAGCGAGAGTGATTCCGCAGCGGAGGCGCTAAGACGAATGGATGAATATGGGATTGATTTTTTACCTGTAGTAAAAGAAAATAAGGTTACAGCTATTGTCCTGTATCGGGATATAATAAGTATGTACAATAAAATTATAGTACAGATTGAAGAAAAGCAGTATGGACATTTTGGCTTATAA
- the leuS gene encoding leucine--tRNA ligase: MQEKEYKPKQIEKKWQDRWNNEKVFLSKRDKNRQKYYILEMFPYPSGRIHMGHVRNYSIGDVVARYKRMQGFNVFHPMGWDAFGLPAENAAIKHNIPPKKWTDDNIAYMKKQFKMLGYSYDWEREIATHTPEYYKWNQYVFIKMYEKGLAYKRKAPVNWCPTCNTVLANEQVENGVCWRCETQVTQRELEQWFFKITDYAEDLLSGHDILKEGWPERVIVMQRNWIGKSTGLVVNFKVADTGEDFPIFTTRPDTIYGVTFMVIAPEHPFLERVKDSKVKEFIKRIKEQSLVDRLSEEKEKEGIDTGIKIINPFNGDIVPLYVGNFVLMEYGTGAIMAVPAHDTRDFAFAKKYGIPIKLVIDNPSLPIDVASMKDAYVDDGVCVNSGPFTGMANKNAIEAISDYAEKEGIGYKKVNYRLKDWLISRQRYWGCPIPIVYCEKCGAQPVAYDTLPVVLPTDVDFHGDSRSPLTMMPEFYETKCPHCGGKAKRETDTMDTFVDSSWYFAKFTSPHSKEIFDFDEVNYWTPVDQYIGGIEHACMHLLYARFFTMVLNDLGILKYREPFTRLLTQGMVIKDGAKMSKSKGNIVDPDDIIDKYGADTVRLFMLFAAPPEKDLDWSDKGVEGCYRFVNRVWRIVQKYSDCYTKYNFDGIVLDTALKNLRGEIHRTVKSVTHDIENRMQFNTAIARMMELVNALYQVNEEMIRTDAGKMVVSELFDKLLPMLGPFVPHLAEELWEVLGHKNFILDEPWPDFKEELTAKDEIEVVFQINGKIRSKRNVPADITKEEMEKVALDDDRIKEMIAGKTVRKVIVVPGKLVNIVM, translated from the coding sequence ATGCAGGAAAAGGAATATAAACCCAAGCAAATTGAAAAAAAGTGGCAGGACCGATGGAATAACGAGAAGGTATTTTTATCAAAACGTGATAAAAACAGGCAAAAGTATTATATATTAGAAATGTTTCCATATCCATCTGGTAGAATACACATGGGTCATGTGCGCAATTATTCAATTGGCGATGTTGTAGCACGTTATAAACGAATGCAGGGCTTTAATGTATTCCATCCCATGGGATGGGATGCATTTGGCTTACCTGCAGAAAATGCTGCTATCAAGCATAATATTCCTCCTAAAAAATGGACAGATGACAATATTGCTTATATGAAAAAGCAATTTAAGATGTTAGGGTACTCTTATGATTGGGAAAGGGAGATAGCAACCCATACACCTGAATATTATAAATGGAATCAATATGTTTTTATCAAGATGTACGAGAAAGGACTGGCCTATAAGCGCAAAGCACCGGTTAACTGGTGCCCAACGTGCAATACAGTGCTTGCCAATGAACAGGTTGAAAATGGAGTATGCTGGCGATGTGAAACACAGGTAACCCAGCGTGAACTTGAGCAATGGTTTTTTAAAATAACCGATTATGCTGAGGATCTGTTATCAGGCCATGATATTCTAAAAGAGGGTTGGCCTGAACGTGTTATTGTAATGCAGAGAAACTGGATAGGTAAATCAACAGGACTGGTTGTAAATTTCAAGGTTGCTGATACTGGTGAAGACTTCCCAATTTTTACCACGCGTCCCGATACTATTTACGGTGTAACTTTTATGGTAATAGCTCCTGAACATCCATTTCTGGAGCGAGTAAAAGACTCAAAAGTAAAGGAATTTATAAAAAGAATCAAAGAGCAGTCTCTGGTAGACAGGCTTTCTGAAGAAAAAGAAAAAGAAGGCATAGATACCGGAATAAAAATCATAAACCCATTTAACGGTGATATTGTCCCTCTGTATGTGGGTAATTTTGTTCTTATGGAATATGGAACAGGTGCTATTATGGCAGTACCCGCACATGATACACGTGACTTTGCATTTGCTAAAAAATATGGAATTCCTATAAAGCTGGTTATTGATAATCCTTCTTTGCCCATTGATGTTGCATCAATGAAAGATGCATATGTGGATGATGGTGTATGTGTGAATTCCGGTCCCTTTACAGGTATGGCTAATAAGAATGCCATTGAAGCAATATCAGATTATGCTGAAAAAGAAGGTATAGGCTACAAAAAAGTAAATTACCGCCTAAAAGATTGGCTTATATCACGACAGCGATACTGGGGCTGCCCTATACCAATTGTGTATTGTGAAAAGTGTGGTGCACAGCCTGTAGCTTATGATACCTTGCCGGTGGTATTGCCAACGGATGTTGATTTTCATGGTGATTCTCGATCACCACTTACCATGATGCCCGAATTTTATGAAACCAAATGTCCACACTGTGGAGGGAAAGCAAAACGTGAAACAGATACCATGGATACTTTTGTTGATTCTTCATGGTATTTTGCAAAGTTTACTTCTCCTCATTCAAAGGAAATTTTTGATTTTGATGAGGTCAATTACTGGACTCCCGTTGATCAATACATTGGTGGAATAGAACATGCATGTATGCATTTGCTCTATGCTCGTTTTTTTACCATGGTGCTTAATGATCTTGGAATCCTTAAATACCGCGAACCGTTTACACGTCTTTTAACTCAGGGCATGGTTATTAAAGATGGAGCAAAGATGAGTAAATCCAAGGGCAATATTGTGGATCCTGATGATATCATAGACAAATATGGTGCTGATACTGTACGACTATTCATGCTTTTTGCAGCTCCACCTGAAAAGGATCTGGATTGGTCGGATAAGGGTGTTGAAGGTTGCTATCGCTTTGTGAATAGAGTATGGCGCATTGTTCAGAAATATAGTGATTGTTATACAAAATATAATTTTGATGGTATAGTGTTAGATACTGCGTTAAAAAATTTAAGAGGCGAAATTCATCGCACGGTCAAATCAGTGACGCATGATATAGAAAATAGAATGCAATTTAATACAGCAATTGCCCGTATGATGGAATTGGTAAACGCGTTGTATCAGGTAAATGAAGAAATGATACGAACAGATGCCGGGAAAATGGTAGTATCCGAATTGTTTGATAAACTATTGCCAATGCTTGGACCGTTTGTGCCACATCTTGCCGAAGAATTATGGGAGGTCCTGGGGCATAAAAATTTTATTCTGGATGAGCCATGGCCTGATTTCAAAGAAGAGCTTACCGCAAAGGATGAAATAGAAGTTGTGTTCCAGATAAATGGAAAGATACGGTCAAAACGAAATGTCCCTGCTGATATTACAAAAGAAGAAATGGAAAAGGTAGCTCTTGATGATGACAGAATTAAAGAGATGATAGCGGGGAAAACAGTCAGAAAAGTAATAGTTGTGCCTGGAAAATTGGTTAATATTGTCATGTAG
- a CDS encoding START domain-containing protein has protein sequence MKRLLTFSLTIIFASISIIVFSQQSNWKLVHESKEDQASLQIYTRDIPGSPYKEFKGVSFSDIPFDIALKVIQDYNNYHKWYGMCNALYPINVRNPKDLDMYFILDLPVVTDRDVVVKVECGWDEKKGTAWVNMSSVNDSTYKNDSGLVRMTSLKGRWDIIKKDENHVEVIYQVHAELGGSLPAWVVNIAAKDQPLKTLKGVYKYCKKIRDKK, from the coding sequence ATGAAAAGGCTTTTAACTTTCTCTTTAACAATTATTTTTGCAAGCATTTCAATCATTGTTTTTTCACAACAATCAAATTGGAAATTAGTACATGAAAGTAAAGAAGATCAAGCTTCATTACAAATTTATACGCGAGACATTCCCGGATCACCGTATAAAGAATTTAAAGGTGTTAGTTTTTCAGATATTCCTTTTGATATTGCTCTGAAAGTTATTCAGGACTACAATAATTACCACAAATGGTATGGCATGTGTAATGCATTATATCCAATAAATGTACGCAATCCAAAAGATCTTGATATGTATTTCATCCTTGACCTTCCTGTTGTTACTGATCGAGATGTTGTTGTTAAAGTTGAATGCGGCTGGGATGAGAAAAAAGGAACCGCGTGGGTAAACATGTCATCAGTAAATGATAGTACTTATAAAAATGACAGTGGTTTAGTACGAATGACATCTTTAAAAGGGAGATGGGATATAATCAAAAAAGATGAAAATCATGTAGAAGTTATTTATCAGGTGCATGCTGAATTAGGTGGATCACTACCAGCCTGGGTGGTCAATATTGCAGCAAAAGATCAACCATTAAAGACTTTAAAAGGTGTTTATAAATACTGTAAAAAGATACGAGATAAAAAATAG
- a CDS encoding thiolase family protein, which yields MRECVFIDGVRTPNGRAHREKGWFRHLRPDELLTPVYNALFERNSKVAPDMVDAVFVGCANPSGMQNDIGRLAWLASGLPDSVPTNTLTNQCPSGMSATMHAARAIMTGEADVIIAAGVEDMEKVPMGANMDFPPRLLKYYNGADLLMGATAEKVAEQYNISREDMENMAVWSNKKAWEATIAGKFKKEIVPIKGLDDDGKEILVDRDQWVREKVDVEKMKTMMSPFKPNGVVTAATSSPLTQGACALLLMSREKADKLGLSYRYKYSYGVLAGCDPTVMGIGPIPAIKKLIARTGLNLDEVGAIELNEAFASQSLACIRELKLDNDNAPFKRVNVWGGAIALGHPLGESGARIIITLLNVLATEFPDAKYGLASLCGAFGNAGALLVEKVN from the coding sequence ATGAGAGAATGTGTATTCATTGATGGTGTCCGAACACCAAACGGCAGAGCTCATCGTGAAAAAGGCTGGTTCAGACACTTAAGGCCCGATGAGTTATTAACACCAGTGTACAATGCACTTTTTGAGCGAAACAGCAAAGTTGCTCCTGATATGGTTGATGCTGTTTTTGTTGGTTGTGCTAATCCATCAGGCATGCAGAATGATATCGGCAGGTTAGCATGGTTAGCATCTGGATTACCAGATTCAGTTCCCACCAATACTTTGACCAATCAATGCCCATCAGGCATGTCAGCCACCATGCATGCCGCACGAGCAATTATGACTGGCGAAGCAGATGTTATAATTGCTGCGGGTGTTGAAGATATGGAAAAAGTACCAATGGGTGCCAACATGGATTTTCCTCCACGATTGTTAAAATATTATAATGGAGCGGATCTTTTAATGGGTGCAACAGCTGAAAAGGTTGCTGAACAATATAACATTTCCCGGGAAGATATGGAAAACATGGCTGTGTGGTCAAATAAAAAAGCATGGGAAGCAACTATAGCAGGGAAATTTAAAAAGGAGATAGTTCCTATAAAAGGGTTGGATGATGACGGAAAAGAAATTCTGGTAGATAGAGATCAGTGGGTGCGCGAGAAAGTTGATGTTGAAAAAATGAAAACCATGATGTCACCATTCAAGCCCAATGGTGTTGTCACAGCTGCAACATCGTCACCACTCACACAGGGTGCCTGTGCATTGCTTCTTATGAGCCGTGAAAAAGCTGATAAACTGGGCCTGTCTTATCGGTATAAATATTCTTATGGTGTATTAGCAGGATGTGATCCTACTGTAATGGGAATTGGACCAATTCCTGCTATAAAGAAACTAATTGCACGGACTGGTTTAAATTTAGACGAAGTTGGAGCAATTGAATTAAATGAAGCTTTTGCAAGCCAGTCATTAGCATGTATACGAGAATTAAAACTTGATAATGATAATGCTCCATTTAAGCGTGTGAATGTTTGGGGTGGTGCTATCGCATTAGGTCATCCGTTAGGTGAATCAGGTGCACGAATAATTATAACACTGTTAAATGTGCTGGCAACTGAGTTTCCTGATGCTAAATATGGATTGGCTTCCCTGTGCGGTGCTTTTGGCAATGCAGGAGCATTGCTTGTTGAAAAGGTTAATTAA
- a CDS encoding AMP-binding protein, whose amino-acid sequence METLPWYKEYKVLGIPKTFKPYPDKPVYDILEIAAKKYKKNGLLQKDYFISYPQLLDYVNRLASGLQSFGLMKNDIVATILPTSTEFIIADYAISKAGLIHLPCSSLEPAEALEHKFKEGKPKAILCTSNDIKIVTSLIKKTRVRTIIIANTRTSNSIPTIDTDKIKISGSTVYELYSLIQNSSGIINPVPINVETDIETLIFTGGTTGIPKGCMLTHRNIYANCIQNLHALGAGGLTFKGAISVILGLPFFHTYGHCLMHTMMLFGFNIIIINDPRDTKSMVENIKKHYPVMQIGVPAQFMKLAKEDLSGIGIIGLSGSAPLSESTQEEFEKRSNSGIMEGYGLSEMSPVTHLNPSVIYRILGGRFGVRLVSLLSSIPGNSYLTNQLFRLIGTRNFGWIFTKIIAYRMKKTSQKPGKKSVEKRRTIGVPFPDTEVRFLDFDTGKILTIDDMLAGKRAEMLLKGPQRMLGYWPKPDSGCDDEGFIHTGDIVQIDSNGYFYIVDRSKDMINVSGFKVYSKEIDDIVGEHPHVEAAATVGIPNPEKEGSEVVVLFVQLYPQFKNKTKEQDILKYLQSKVAKYAVPKFIQIVDELPRTAVEKVDKKILRQMAIDTFLHSKKKVKVKTK is encoded by the coding sequence ATGGAAACTTTACCCTGGTACAAAGAATATAAAGTGTTAGGTATACCAAAAACATTTAAGCCCTATCCTGATAAACCTGTATATGATATTCTTGAAATAGCTGCAAAAAAATATAAAAAAAATGGTCTCCTACAAAAGGATTATTTTATATCATATCCACAGCTTCTTGACTATGTAAACCGATTAGCTTCTGGCCTCCAGTCTTTTGGATTAATGAAAAATGATATTGTTGCAACGATTTTACCCACTTCTACAGAATTTATTATTGCTGATTACGCAATTTCAAAAGCAGGACTCATCCATCTGCCCTGTAGTTCACTTGAACCTGCTGAAGCTCTTGAACACAAATTTAAAGAAGGTAAACCTAAAGCTATACTTTGTACCAGCAATGATATTAAAATTGTCACAAGTTTGATTAAAAAGACACGTGTCAGAACCATCATTATTGCAAACACACGTACCAGCAATTCTATTCCAACTATCGATACAGATAAAATAAAAATATCAGGTTCCACTGTATATGAGTTATACTCATTAATCCAGAATTCTTCAGGAATTATTAATCCCGTTCCCATCAATGTTGAAACTGATATCGAAACATTGATTTTTACCGGTGGTACCACTGGTATTCCAAAAGGCTGTATGCTCACACATAGAAACATATATGCTAACTGTATACAGAATCTTCATGCATTAGGCGCAGGAGGATTGACATTCAAGGGAGCAATATCTGTTATATTGGGATTACCATTTTTCCATACCTACGGCCATTGCCTCATGCATACAATGATGCTTTTTGGATTTAATATCATCATTATCAACGATCCCCGTGATACTAAATCAATGGTTGAAAATATAAAGAAGCACTATCCAGTTATGCAGATAGGTGTACCCGCTCAATTCATGAAATTAGCTAAAGAAGATCTCAGTGGCATAGGCATCATTGGTCTTTCAGGATCAGCTCCTTTATCCGAGTCGACACAGGAAGAGTTTGAAAAACGTTCAAATAGCGGGATAATGGAAGGGTATGGCCTTTCAGAGATGTCCCCTGTGACACATCTTAACCCTTCAGTAATATACCGTATTTTAGGAGGGCGTTTTGGTGTCCGCTTAGTATCTCTCCTGTCATCAATACCTGGAAATAGTTACTTAACCAATCAGCTCTTTCGTTTAATAGGAACAAGAAACTTTGGCTGGATTTTTACTAAAATTATTGCGTATCGCATGAAAAAAACAAGTCAAAAGCCTGGAAAGAAATCAGTGGAAAAAAGAAGAACAATTGGTGTTCCATTTCCTGACACTGAAGTGCGTTTTCTTGATTTTGACACCGGTAAAATCCTGACAATTGATGATATGTTAGCTGGAAAAAGAGCCGAGATGCTTTTAAAGGGACCACAGCGTATGTTAGGATACTGGCCAAAACCCGATAGTGGCTGTGATGATGAAGGTTTCATCCATACGGGTGACATAGTACAGATAGACTCAAATGGTTATTTTTACATTGTTGACCGTTCTAAAGATATGATTAATGTCTCAGGTTTCAAGGTATATTCAAAAGAAATTGATGATATCGTCGGAGAACATCCCCATGTTGAAGCAGCTGCAACGGTTGGAATACCAAATCCTGAAAAAGAAGGCAGCGAAGTAGTTGTTCTTTTTGTTCAGTTGTATCCACAATTCAAAAATAAAACAAAAGAACAAGATATATTAAAATACCTTCAATCAAAAGTTGCAAAATACGCAGTACCCAAGTTTATCCAAATAGTGGATGAACTTCCCCGAACCGCAGTTGAAAAAGTAGATAAAAAAATATTACGGCAAATGGCAATTGATACGTTTCTACATTCAAAAAAGAAAGTGAAAGTCAAAACAAAATAA
- a CDS encoding SCP2 sterol-binding domain-containing protein → MVIAPNTSIDQFLTEIMPKVATEMLQNSNAPKELGGTQITMVVEVNGKSYGFKVKDGKDIETCGDIANAMLRLKISEADLKKMIETNNLDMLLGMQKDLTRARYNALSSLKGSFIAKLKNDDGSEFTIEAILNGATSPQSIFRMTTKDSAALMKKETNPVNLFMSGAMKIEGDMSFAMATQPLFT, encoded by the coding sequence ATGGTTATTGCACCAAATACTTCAATTGATCAGTTTCTCACAGAAATTATGCCAAAAGTAGCAACCGAAATGCTTCAAAATTCCAATGCACCAAAAGAACTTGGTGGCACTCAAATCACCATGGTTGTTGAAGTTAATGGAAAATCCTATGGATTCAAGGTTAAAGATGGTAAGGATATTGAAACATGTGGTGATATTGCCAATGCTATGCTGAGATTAAAAATATCCGAAGCTGATTTAAAGAAAATGATTGAAACCAATAATCTCGATATGCTGTTAGGCATGCAAAAAGATCTGACAAGAGCTCGATATAATGCTCTATCTTCTTTGAAAGGTAGTTTTATTGCTAAATTAAAAAATGATGATGGTTCTGAATTTACCATTGAAGCAATACTTAACGGTGCAACATCACCACAATCAATTTTCCGCATGACAACAAAAGATTCAGCTGCTTTAATGAAAAAGGAAACAAATCCTGTTAATCTTTTCATGTCAGGTGCAATGAAAATTGAAGGTGATATGAGTTTTGCAATGGCAACCCAACCCCTATTCACTTGA